DNA from Thunnus maccoyii chromosome 5, fThuMac1.1, whole genome shotgun sequence:
ACAGAGGCCAAGGTCAAAATAAACCTACGTTGTTGCAGCCGTGTTCATGTGAAAGATGTATTCTTACAAAAGGTCCATTTATAGacttatcaaaatgcatttaaaccaGTTTCTGAGCTGATTATGGcccaaaataaatctgagaggGTTTGTGACTctctcagatttattttgggCCATAATCAGCTCAGAAACTGGATCTCAGCTTGGAAAGGTTTTGATTGAaaggatgagaggaaaaaacacaggtCTGTTTTCTTCAAACTTTTACTAAATTTTTGCTCCTTTTCTTGTGCAAAGTGCTCCAGGTCTGTAAACAtccttcattttaaaagagtctgagaattaatattctgttctgCTGGCACCTGGAAGCTACTCggcatcctcttcatcacattcctcacatatattataaatccattacaATTTTGTTATGCTGTACTATGCTGTATTTGTGTAATGTGTCTTTtttggtctattctgtacacacatctacTGCACATCCGTCCGTCCTGGGAGAAggatccctcctctgctgctcttcctgaggtttaaATGGGggtttttagggagtttttccctTATTTAAAATCACTGTACAGACTATAGAACCCCATGAGGCAAATTCAcgatattgggctatacaaaaaATAGTGCTCAAGGATGTAAAATCAGTCTTTGGTCTATACATGCCTTCACTTTCTGGACAAACCTTTAACGACTTGAACCGGAAGTCTAAACCAAAACATGGCcatcacattttacagtttttcctgCTCTAACAAATCAAAACTGCCTGGCTTGATTTAAGGGAATAAGCCTATGTAGGTCCTGCAAACCATACAACATTCTCAAACTGTGGGTCTGAGCCCAGTCTACCTGATGACACCAATAagcttttttcctctttgactTGTCAggttatttttaataaataaacttcAGTTGCAGGGTCCTTGTATATTATGCATGCTGATTGTCATACACTAAGGGTGGGGGAGGACTTGAACTGAATCATTATGttcatcagtaacacctgttcTTTTCTTACTATGGATAGCAAGGTCTATTCTTACCAATGACTTATTGATTCATCTCTGTACACTGCCTGCACATTATGACCTTTGTTAGATGCAGCACATGATAGTCAGCTTGTTATCCATTAACCTGAATTATTGCCAAAACAGCATGACAGATATCTTCATTAAAGGAAAGAAGTTTATTTCAACATTGAAAGACAAGTACAAAAGACATtcttaatcattgcagctgtaatcAAATACACAGTCGTTCACACAGGCTCCATCACATGGACAGAGAAGGCTGACGATGCGGACCCAtcactgacagcagctggtGTCACATGTCTTTCCTTTGCACACGCAGCCAGAGGCGCATTTGCTACAGCCGGATGGGCAGCATGAGCAGCAGCCTgcattaagaaaaaataaaataagttacTGACAACCCTATGATCATTGATCTGTTGCAACAAAAAGCAGCCAAGGCCACCCTTTAATTCCAGGACAAGGATATTACACAAGTCAAAGCATCTTGAGCTAAACATTAAGAGGTTTGGGGTGGAATGAAGTGACCTTCTGTGATGCAGCCAATTAAAGCCACCTGGTTTCCTACATCTTGAGTAAAGAGGCAATTTTAGACAAGGCAGCATTAATTCAGCATGCCAGATATGAAACGGCAAGAAGTCAGTCTTAAAAGAACACATAAGAATCCTACTTGGTGGCTTGggtttagattttttaaaaaagaaggcTACtagtaaaatgtatttcatcaaCAGTCACATTGACTGGATTCAAAATTAAGACACCTGTGAGttagatgtgtgtgtaaagatgTGATTTGACTTACTCTTTTTGCAAGAGGTGCAGGAGCAGTTTGTGCAAGTGCAGGATCCTCCGCAGTTGCAGGTTCCAGCTGAAAGTAAGAACACAAGACATGTCAGCTTTATGAATTCATTTGTCTATGACAGCAAGTCCTATAAAGTAATACCAGACGAAATATTAAGACCAACTAAATCCTTAAATAAAACTTACTCTTGGAGCATTCGCAAGGGTCCATTTTTCAGTGAGTGTAGTTCTCTTCTTTAGAGAGTGCTGCGTTTGTGTCTCTTCCTGTTGGAAGTGGTGGTATGAGTGTCAGAGAAGGGGCGGCTTTTTTATAGCATCCCGGTAACAACAAGACCGGGTGCAAAAAGCGTCTGTCACGCTGCACGCAGGCACGTAACTGACCATTACGAAGAGGTTTGTGCACACGACTCAACTACGCAGTTGATTCCCAAAAGACGCGTCGGCGTGTTGTTTGTAAATTACATTCAGGTACGCGTTTTCGTCCTGCTCCACATTGCAGAACTTGTGCGCATGTTTGGCCGCGTCGATTACCCTGGCTCGGTCCCGGGGCCTCATCGGCAGCTTCTCCAGCTGGCAGTCCAGCACCAGAACCGTCTGGTTACTCTACCGATTCCGAAGAGAAACCAAAGGTTCCGCCTGGTTTGAACGTTCCTCAGAGGCCAAGGTCAAAATAAACCTACGTTGTTGCAGccgcgttcatgtgaaagatgTATTCTTACAAAAGGTCCATTTATAGacttatcaaaatgcatttaaaccaGTTTCTGAGCTGATTATGGcccaaaataaatctgagaggGTTTGTGACTctctcagatttattttgggCCATAATCAGCTCAGAAACTGGATCTCAGCTTGGAAAGGTTTTGATTGAaaggatgagaggaaaaaacacaggtCTGTTTTCTTCAAACTTTTACTAAATTTTTGCTCCTTTTCTTGTGCAAAGTGCTCCAGGTCTGTAAACAtccttcattttaaaagagtctgagaattaatattctgttctgCTGGCACCTGGAAGCTACTCggcatcctcttcatcacattcctcacatatattataaatccattacaATTTTGTTATGCTGTTCTATGCTGTATTTGTGTAATGTGTCTTTtttggtctattctgtacacacatctacTGCACATCCGTCCGTCCTGGGAGAAggatccctcctctgctgctcttcctgaggtttaaAGGGGggttttagggagtttttccctTATTTAAATCACTGTACAGACTATAAAACCCCATGAGGCAAATTCACGATATTGGGCTATACAGAAAATAGTGCTCAAGGATGTAAAATCAGTCTTTGGTCTATACATGCCTTCACTTTCTGGACAAACCTTTAACTTGAACCAGAAGTCTAAACCAAAACATGGCcatcacattttacagtttttcctgCTCTAACAAATCAAAATTGCCTGGCTTGATTTAAGGGAATAAGCCTATATAGGTCCTGCAAACCATACAACATTCTCAAACTGTGGGTCTGAGCCCAGTCTACCTGATGACACCAATAagcttttttcctctttgacttgtcaggttatttttttttttttttaattaaataaacttCAGTCACAGGGTCCTTTTATATTATGCATGCTGATTGTCATACACTAAGGGTGGGGGAGGACTTGAACTGAATCATTATGttcatcagtaacacctgttcTTTTCTTACTATGGATAGCAAGGTCTATTCTTACCAATGACTTATTGATTCATCTCTGTACACTGCCTGCACATTATGACCTTTGTTAGATGCAGCACATGATAGTCAGCTTGTTATCCATTAACCTGAATTATTGCCAAAACAGCATGACAGATATCTTCATTAAAGGAAAGAAGTTTATTTCAACATTGAAAGACAAGTACAAAAGACATtcttaatcattgcagctgtaatcAAATACACAGTCGTTCACATAGGCTCCATCACATGGACAGAGAAGGCTGACGACGCGGACCCAtcactgacagcagctggtGTCACATGTCTTTCCTTTGCACACGCAGCCAGAGGCGCACTTGCTACAGCCGGATGGGCAGCATGAGCAGCAGCCTgcattaagaaaaaataagtgTTACTGACAACCCTATGATCATTGATCTGTTGCAACAAAAAGCAGCCAAGGCCACCCTTTAATTCCAGGACAAGGATATTACACAAGTCAAAGCATCTTGAGCTAAACATTAAGAGGTTTGGGGTGGAATGAAGTGACCTTCTGTGATGGTAAAGCCACCTGGTTTCCTACATCTTGAGTAAAGAGGCAATTTTAGACAAGGCAGCATTAATTCAGCATGCCAGATATGAAACGGCAAGAAGTCAGtcttaaaagaaaacataagaATCCTACTTGGTGGCTACtagtaaaatatatacatttcatcAACAGTCACCTTGACTGGATTCAAAATTAAGACACCTGTGAGTTAAATGTATGTGTAAAGATGTGATTTGACTTACTCTTTTTGCAAGAGGTGCAGGAGCAGTTTGTGCAAGTGCAGGATCCTCCGCAGTTGCAGGTTCCAGCTGAAAGTAAGAACACAAGACATGTCAGCTTTATGAATTCATTTGTGTATGACAGCAAGTCCTATAAAGTAATACCAGACGAAATATTAAGACCAACGAAATACTTAAATAAAACTTACTCTTGGAGCATTCGCAAGGGTCCATTTTTCAGTGAGTGTAGTTCTCTTCTTTAGAGAGTGCTGCGTTTGTATTTCTTCCCGTTGGAAGTGGTGGTATGAGTGTCAGAGAAGGGGCGGCTCTTTTATAGCATCCCGGTAACAACAAGACCGGGTGCAAAAAGCGCCTGTCACGCTGCACGCAGGCACGTAGTTGACCATTACAAAGAGGTTTGTGCACACGACACAGCTACGCAGCTGATTCCCAAAAGACGCGTTGGCGTGTTGTCTGTAAATTACATAAGAGCCCTGGACCCCGTGTCTTCCCTGCACGGGGACACTATAAACCCCGGAATAGTTGATGTGTTTACACGGAGAAAAACACTATTATTTAAATGAGCAGGGCAGAGAGTAGAACATGATTATTCAAAAGTACATCTTTATTCACAGATGAATGTTCAGGCTATAAATGGAAACTCAATGCCACCTGTGTCTCCCATTGGCATCCTGTTTAATTTGTGTGGTTGCTATTGAGTTTATATGGAGCCCTGTTTGGTTAtaggagagaaaaataattaaaataaattcataatattctacaaataaataataaactttttAAGGCAGCCTATAGGCAGTTTCATAGATATTTTCAGCTTAAATAATCAAACAGTACAGTGCAGTTTTCGGGATATTACAGTAGTTTCACATTACTTTcagaattttaattttctctgatACTATGAAGGCCAGTTCTATTCtcaaaagatatatatatatatatatatatatatatatatatatctttagATTTTACCAGAATTAAATTCCCTTTATTCGACCACATGATAGTGGTGatataaatattgttttgttaGTCTCGATAAATGTAGATGTCATGTTAAGGTTCAACAATATTCGACAAAAATGAGTGCAGACGTGTAATCTGAGCTCAGGGTCATTTTTTATTCACTCGTCACATGTATTTTGTGTCAGCATTCATTCTTCTGCAACCTTTCCCAGTATTTCGGGTCTGTGATCCGTGCACACCATTGTGCACACGGTCCGCTTCATCCGGCGCTCGTGAGCAAACCAAAGTAAATAAGCTATTGTAATGGCGCTGCCTTCCAGTGCCGTGTGCTGTAGGAAAACCCCAATTCACGAGTCGAGTGCACATGACAGATAGCCTTCACATTTATGGACGATAATTCAGGGACCATACAAAACACCCTATTAACCACCTGAgagcatttttcacagtttatgATGAAATTAAGGTTTGTAGCATAGATGATGCTTCCCTGCTGTTTACAATTCTATGTAAATAACCCAAATACTCTGCTCACTTCAACAAAGTACTCTTGAATAattatatgttcatattttcgTTTTATATATTTAGCTTGCAAACATTTCCACAGGTTGTAGACTGCTAACAACTACTACATTAGGATGTTGTGGTATTTAGAGTCGACTGTTGTGTTGGGAGCTTGAAGGCAGCATTGTCATCCTTTTTTGCGCTCGCCACCCTGTGTGTTTCCACTCCTCGTTGACACTCATGTCAGCAGTTATGAGCTGAGTCATTATGTGACCAATGCAAACCTCAGAGTGTAAGGAGTGAAGATTGAGCTGAGTGCATTTACAGACAATTAAGGGAGAGTATAAAAAGTTTATGGCTGGGGAGTAGGGTTCAATCTGATTACTGCATCTAAGTCACAGGCCTAGTAATTCAGCTTTTCGTTGAGGGACTAGGGCTTGAAGAGTTAACCTACATATGTGACTTAAATTCTGTGTTGACATTTCCAAATTGTTAGTATATGAGCAGTAGGCTACACCAACATGTTGAAGGGTCATCACACATGTATTTTATTAGCTATTTCTAGatttaaaagacagaaacaggcAGATAAGATTAAACTTAaacttttttgtgttgttaGTTATTCACAAAGTGAAAGGCTGTtactcctttttcctctcttctccttcctccccctctttACCTCCTATTCCTTTGTTTTTCtacttctccctcctctccttcttttccttcttttcttttgtttctctcacttctcctccttccttttccttctcGTTCCCCTCCTCTCATTTCCCTCTTCAagctctccttcttcttcctctcgttttcttctctctcctccttctctttcctctccttcttcagtCTCCATTTTCTGCCTGCTTCTCtgccttccttccctccttttttatcttttccttctctttgtcACTTTTACAGCGGcccctgagaggagagagaacatCATATTCAGTATCTTCTCAATTCAAGTGCTTATTCCAAATCAAAATGATCAGCTGAGGTGATGTGTCTGAAGCTTTGTGTAGTGCTGCGTCAGGAGTTTGATctctttattcatattttgataatctttAAAGTACTGtctgtatatactgttatataatTATTCAAGTTTCAATGTATGCTTAATTCTAACATCCATGGACAATCATGCACTTTACTACTTTAGCATTtcacatttgtcattttgacaAAAGATGCAGATGTACATACAATAAGTTAAAATACGGCCCCACCCTCACTTTGGATACACATAAAAAGGCAGAGGGTTTTTCACCTTTATACTTATTCACACTGTTCAATGTACTGTAGCCAGTTACAGCTGCTTTTAAAGCTACTTctacatgaacacatgaactcTTCTGTCTTCAGTCTATCACAGGAGTCTAGCCACCACAGAAGTGAGTGACATCTTTATACTGAACTGTCCTGCAGAAAGCTTCTCATAGTGGGAAACATGTTCCCACTTCAGTTTGGTGATAAGTTTAAGTGGACTTTTTTAGTATGGTTTCAGACATGAATCATACCAGTGTTTACTCAGTAATTTTATTAGGAAGCGATTGTGAAATGAGTTTAGCTTGAAATCAGTTTAGGTAAGTTTTGATTGCACAATCAGCTTCTTGTATGAACAGTCATGAATACAGATGGTGGGATTATTAACTGCAAAGAAAGACATGCAGATACTGATGCTGTTTGTATCAAGAGCTCTAGAGGGAGACATTGACACATTGATGAaaggagagagcgagagagagagagagagagagagagagagagagagagagagagagagagagagagagagagagagagagagcgagcttCCTTGTATGCCAGTTTTTAGCTGATTTCAAAATTTcctcaaaatgtatttgagacATTTCTATTTCATGTGCACATTTTAAACAGGCGATCCACATTTTACTTTGTCTCATAACGACTTTCAAAAACCTTCTATGAAAAAGTCAAGCTCTGTGTACAATCACAATGTAGAAAACAATACACTGTAGAAACTTGTATGGAGATATTTAAGTGATAGGGGATGAAAATAGCAGCTCCATGCATAAAACCCCCCCCAAACATTTACCATCCTGTTCAGATTCTCTGTGCAGGTTTCATCCTATCCCTGAGAAGAGATCACATCATCtacttgtgtgttttgctcAGTGACAGCATGCCTGTCGCCACCTGTGAGAtgtgttggtttgtgtgtgtgtgtgtgtgtgtgtgtgagactgggcaaatatttttttcctccttcctcttacTGTTGCTGTGGGGATATGtatgggatgtgtgtgtgtgtaagtgtatatgtgttaaaaaaaaagacactaaaaaagGGCAGACAGTTCAGGGGGAAAGTGGATCCTGCTGTCCAGCATGCTACAGGGCACTTGCACTTTAAAAAATTGCCTTTGCAagtgattttattttccataaaGACAAATCTAGAGTGCATCAAAACAGGCGAGGTCCAAGGTTTAACAGCTATAATACAATGATTGATCACTGATTTGAATGTAATTATATATGAAGACATTAGATTGGTGATTATTTCACGTTTCATATAAATGAATTACAATAAGTGtcacaccttttttttctcgactttttgtgttctttggagTTTCTCGTGTTTCACTTCTGTTGTCAGTCCTTCTGGTCATATGGTTTTGTGTatgatttgggtggtgggtttagaggactgcatcattagtttgttgggttgtgtacTTGGGTTTGTGTTCGTGGTTAGTcttggatgggttagtgtaggtggtgttgagtttgttttctgggtttttgttctgtttcccttgtgtgttcatgtactcctccacacctgccctgcatttggactcgtcagccctgccctgctccctgtgtttcctcagcctatcagctccctgtatgttcactcccctctcctgagttctccacccatctccccacctgcacctcatcttctcgttagttcagtttctttttagttctggttttctgttcagtccttgttggatcattcatgaaaatgaatgatCCAACAAGGACTGAACATGTCGTCTtgttctgttcagctctgtttgcctgttcaTTACCATCCAcgattaaaggagattttttcATCTAATCTGCATTCTTGCCTCTatgtttgggtccactcctgcttccccaccTGACATAAGTCATATTTTGATGAAAGACGTTCCATTACTTGGACTCAAGTTAATTATcattcagatcattttgcttaaACTGCACTCTAATGAGCAGAAAATGACTGGGATCAAGTCTCTTGCTGTCACTGAGCTACTCGTTATTTGCTGAACATGCTGGGATCTTGTTCCACATCTGTGTCTCCCTGGATCCCTGCAACATGCTTATTGCCTGACTACTGTTCCTCTGAATCTCTATTGGCCTCTAAAGAAAACAGCTGTTAACATTTATGAAAAAGTTATTGGAATACATGATGAACTCACATCAGCAGTATGTGGTTCATAGGCCACTAAACAGTTGCTACAGTAGATCTCCTGTTTTCTGTCACAAATCATTTGCCAGTGGACACGTCGTGTGTGGAGGAAGGAGGACTCGTCCATTTTCTAGGAAGGTTAGGACACGTCTGACATTTGCACTGAAATAATCTGAAATAATTCCAATATGGTAAATCCGAAGTGCTGAataatttgcttttttaaaaaaagagtgagagacgCTGTGTCATGAACTGCATTGCATTAAGTTTCTTCCAGTGTGGGacacagctgctgctttctgtGTACAGTTTTCCTCACTGAGTGAACTCTACATATACATTATCTTGCTGCTTAACTACTAACTCTTATCATTCACAGCTTCCCTGTTTTCACACTGATTAGCATCTTAAGGCAATTCCACAAAAGAGGTGTTGAGGAATCACTTCAGAATAGCTTCAGTGGGTCTGAGAAAAGTTCATCAATCAAGTTAAACAGAACACATCAGAAGCAGCTTTTGATAACCATGATAACAAACTTAGGACTTTGGTCTAATATCATCAGAAAAGTGCTGTGGTCTTCTACATTCAGTTGACTGAATACTGGAGGACCAACAGCCGGCAGGGTAAAGAGGTGCTGGTGTCATTTGCAACAAGACTTCAGTTAACAAGTACTGTCTCTGTGAAGTACAGTTATATTAATAGAGGGTCAAAGAAGGGGAAATGTGAGACTTTTGAGCTTTTATGGCACAAGTATAGTGGCTTGCGTTAAGACAGTAGCCACTGACACAGTACAGGTTTGGAGATATCACttttcttatcatttttaataattgcAGAACACTACATTGAATAATATCTAACTTACTTCAGATAACTGCACACATTTTACTCACTGCTGATCAATGTATTGTGCATAGTTTGTGTTGTAAATGGTGTTTTCAGACTATGTGACACTAATGTTTTAAAACTGTACCAGACCTAAAATGAGAGCACTTTCATTTACAGGCAGATCAACCTACTACCCAGTGTGGTTTAACTGCTGACTGATA
Protein-coding regions in this window:
- the LOC121897643 gene encoding metallothionein A, which encodes MDPCECSKTGTCNCGGSCTCTNCSCTSCKKSCCSCCPSGCSKCASGCVCKGKTCDTSCCQ
- the LOC121897644 gene encoding metallothionein A — translated: MDPCECSKTGTCNCGGSCTCTNCSCTSCKKSCCSCCPSGCSKCASGCVCKGKTCDTSCCQ